Proteins co-encoded in one uncultured Draconibacterium sp. genomic window:
- a CDS encoding cellulase family glycosylhydrolase, which translates to MMFRLFQKALIFLSVVLFFVSCDDTEQVDPILTVSVSEVNFEAEGGQSSIIIECNGSWSTSNSVSWLQLSQLSGSDGSTSIDLTTTGNSTGATRSTTLVISSSNGQSRRIPVSQSSRIFPSYNTSPQAPDATGMNSTAVELAAKIKLGWNIGNTMEAPGVTGWGNPVITEDYVKAVKQQGFNAIRIPCAWDWDWREDHSYAGDNIHIEDYKTARIKSEWLNRVKEVVGYCVNNDMYVLLNIHYDGGWLEHNCKPEKKDLVNAKQKAYWEQIATVMRDFDEHLMFASANEPAVNTEEEMEVLHSYHQTFINAVRSTGGRNSYRVLVVQGPSTNIEKSNDLMDMPSDEIEGRLMAEVHFYNPSQFCILNEDVSWGKMAYYWGKDYHSDIEPERNATYGEEDEVDQSFSLAKSKFVDKGIPVIMGEYGAYRRGNTENVPKELEKHNNSVDHWITYVTSKALENGLIPFWWDTGVVIDRSDYTVKDQRTLDAIMAGANQ; encoded by the coding sequence ATGATGTTTAGATTGTTTCAGAAAGCTTTAATTTTTCTTAGTGTAGTTTTGTTTTTTGTTTCCTGCGATGATACAGAACAGGTGGATCCCATCCTTACGGTTTCTGTGAGTGAGGTGAATTTTGAAGCAGAAGGCGGGCAGTCATCGATAATAATAGAATGCAACGGCTCCTGGAGTACAAGCAATTCTGTGTCGTGGTTGCAGTTAAGTCAACTTTCAGGGAGTGACGGAAGCACTTCAATTGATTTAACGACCACTGGTAACAGCACTGGGGCAACTCGCTCGACTACCTTGGTTATTAGTTCTTCAAACGGCCAATCTCGCCGGATTCCAGTATCGCAGTCTAGCCGGATATTCCCATCTTACAATACGTCACCTCAGGCACCGGATGCAACAGGAATGAATAGTACAGCAGTAGAGCTTGCAGCCAAAATCAAATTAGGCTGGAATATCGGCAACACCATGGAAGCTCCCGGAGTAACAGGGTGGGGTAATCCTGTCATCACGGAGGATTATGTAAAAGCTGTAAAACAACAAGGATTTAATGCTATCCGAATCCCTTGTGCCTGGGACTGGGATTGGAGAGAGGATCACTCTTACGCCGGGGATAATATCCATATTGAAGATTACAAGACAGCCCGCATTAAATCAGAATGGCTTAACCGGGTAAAAGAAGTGGTCGGCTATTGTGTTAATAACGATATGTACGTACTTCTGAATATTCATTATGATGGTGGTTGGCTTGAGCATAATTGTAAACCGGAGAAAAAGGATTTGGTAAATGCCAAACAAAAAGCTTATTGGGAGCAGATTGCAACAGTTATGCGTGATTTCGATGAGCACCTGATGTTTGCCAGTGCCAATGAACCGGCTGTAAATACTGAAGAAGAGATGGAAGTGCTTCACTCTTATCATCAAACGTTCATTAATGCAGTCCGCTCTACCGGTGGAAGAAATAGCTACAGGGTGCTTGTAGTTCAGGGGCCAAGTACGAATATTGAAAAAAGTAATGATTTGATGGACATGCCTTCGGATGAGATTGAAGGCCGTTTGATGGCTGAAGTACATTTTTACAATCCTTCTCAATTCTGCATATTGAATGAAGATGTAAGTTGGGGTAAAATGGCTTATTACTGGGGCAAGGATTATCATTCTGATATTGAGCCTGAACGCAATGCTACATACGGGGAAGAGGATGAAGTAGATCAGTCGTTTAGTTTGGCAAAGAGCAAGTTTGTAGATAAGGGTATCCCGGTAATCATGGGGGAGTATGGCGCTTACAGGAGGGGTAATACCGAGAATGTGCCTAAAGAATTGGAGAAACACAACAATTCAGTGGATCATTGGATTACTTATGTAACAAGTAAAGCATTAGAAAATGGCTTAATTCCATTCTGGTGGGATACAGGTGTTGTCATTGATCGATCAGATTACACTGTAAAAGATCAGCGCACTCTTGATGCTATCATGGCAGGAGCAAACCAATAA
- a CDS encoding glycan-binding surface protein, producing MKNRLYNYTYYWQLIFLVAVILLGSACQDEQMDPPVITGVINYEAAPNDTVVTTIQTGQWVVLLGKNLSTVSQVNFGSVPATINTALFADGSLVVQLPDIPFELVPADELNIVTAISEGGMASFNINITGEPLITRVRNNEASPNDTLINVIYPGSEINLIGFNLEGATEIAFQGIAADLSKVVYTDTSAIVPVPADLSGSNASLANTITYTTDIGVINFSIKIVGPPVISSISLEVPQEGDMVSIYGYNFVSIESLIFAGTEITEYEVSADESSLSFVAPALTQGGPAEITTPGGAFATPYNVKDVMTGALSNFEWDGVFNWDWWAATLAVEDASLNEGWINVFPEFAGNGGIFLVMKTGFIPSGGGAEWETAVRIPEVEWLPPANIADPVDSWALKFEMNVPQAWNGSALVFKTESEDYVARYEPWQVSANKTVDFATPGWETVVIPLSMFRGNDSTLGEGKGDPVTSLSQLLGDDGKGSLRIYPHNYGADESKTIFFGAFDNFRVVRQ from the coding sequence ATGAAAAATAGATTATATAACTACACCTATTACTGGCAGCTAATATTTTTAGTCGCAGTGATCTTATTGGGATCGGCTTGCCAGGACGAACAAATGGACCCACCGGTTATTACTGGTGTGATAAATTATGAAGCTGCTCCCAACGATACCGTTGTTACAACGATACAGACCGGCCAATGGGTTGTTTTGTTGGGAAAAAACCTGAGCACCGTTAGCCAGGTAAATTTTGGCTCAGTACCTGCTACAATTAACACAGCGCTTTTTGCCGATGGAAGCCTTGTAGTGCAATTGCCTGATATCCCGTTTGAGTTAGTTCCGGCAGACGAGCTAAATATTGTAACCGCAATCAGTGAAGGGGGGATGGCTTCATTCAATATTAATATTACCGGCGAACCATTGATTACGCGTGTGAGGAATAATGAAGCTTCTCCAAATGACACGCTTATCAATGTTATTTATCCTGGTAGTGAAATAAACTTGATAGGATTTAATCTTGAAGGGGCTACAGAAATAGCATTCCAGGGAATTGCTGCCGATTTAAGCAAAGTGGTTTATACCGATACAAGCGCCATTGTGCCGGTTCCTGCCGATCTTTCGGGGTCCAATGCTTCATTGGCAAACACTATTACTTATACTACCGACATTGGGGTAATTAATTTCTCAATCAAAATTGTTGGTCCTCCGGTAATCTCATCTATTTCATTAGAGGTGCCTCAGGAAGGAGATATGGTTTCCATTTACGGATATAACTTTGTGTCTATTGAAAGCCTGATTTTTGCCGGCACTGAGATCACCGAGTACGAAGTGTCAGCAGATGAGTCTTCTCTGAGCTTTGTTGCACCGGCATTAACTCAAGGCGGACCGGCTGAGATAACAACACCGGGAGGAGCATTTGCAACACCTTATAATGTAAAAGATGTTATGACAGGAGCACTATCCAACTTCGAATGGGACGGTGTTTTTAACTGGGATTGGTGGGCCGCCACCCTGGCCGTTGAGGATGCTTCCTTGAATGAGGGGTGGATCAATGTATTTCCTGAGTTTGCTGGTAATGGTGGTATTTTTCTTGTCATGAAAACCGGATTTATTCCTAGTGGTGGAGGTGCCGAATGGGAAACAGCAGTCCGTATCCCGGAGGTAGAGTGGCTACCGCCAGCAAACATTGCGGATCCTGTGGATAGTTGGGCACTTAAGTTTGAAATGAATGTTCCGCAGGCATGGAACGGTAGTGCTTTGGTTTTTAAAACAGAGAGTGAGGATTATGTGGCGAGGTATGAACCATGGCAAGTTTCTGCAAACAAAACAGTTGACTTTGCTACCCCTGGTTGGGAAACGGTTGTTATCCCATTATCGATGTTCCGTGGCAACGACTCAACGCTGGGTGAGGGTAAAGGGGATCCGGTAACAAGCTTAAGTCAATTGCTTGGCGATGACGGAAAAGGAAGCTTGAGGATTTATCCGCATAATTATGGTGCAGATGAATCCAAGACAATTTTCTTTGGAGCTTTTGATAATTTCAGGGTGGTACGACAATAG
- a CDS encoding TonB-dependent receptor yields the protein MKKTRSFLIWRGATIRSLYVILLMVIWAIPSFGQNSAISGVVKSQRDGEFLPGVSIVLKGTDRGTVTDADGKYSLGDVPGDGVLIFSFVGMKKTEIEVDGRSKIDVILEDDAIGLEEVVVFVGYGWEKRKNVTGAVSSVNADEISQSQSVTLEQSLQGRIPGMMVTQSSGQPGGGAAVQIRGITGFGSSGPLYVLDGVQLQGIAGVGGGTNPLAGINPSDIESVDVLKDASATAIYGSKGTDGVIIITTKRGRIAPPKITYEFSAGTQQLAEKLPVMNLREFATFVNERNAGIGWGFDERPELANPEYLGEGTDWQDVLFRNAPTSSHTLTVSGGDTRTQYMLSGAYQSEEGIALGSDFERISLRLNLDNKTTNWLKIGTSLQLVNIDENINSTNSSVIRAALEQTPNIAVQNNDGSWGGSASTDGWVAQKVNPYAIALINKNEANRKQVFGNLYAEITFTKDLVLRNEASGNFTIATTDIFNPSYKMGNLERLISEGISRFNEGVYTSLKNYLTYSHEFADIYSLKVMAGHEASLDKSEMLEASRKNYPSNNVQVINGGDPTTATNKGTKGHRSNEAFFGRLNFGLNDKYLFTGNIREDGASIYAEDKRWIMSYSGALAWKINNENFLKGVNGVNVLKLRLGYGLTNRQAGRDYAYTSTLATVPTGVSTVSQLTQNIGNPDLEWEQTKSSNIGLDGTFFKWRLNFAVDFYLKKTDGLAMRTSLPMYSGTTTGYSPGSLDAPWVNVGSMENKGFDFRISSTNIMKRNFTWKTDLTVSRNINKVVKLNADGAPIMGRFSKTVVGRSIGEFYGYMVDGGVFASAIDVFGDEENGIKPHARPSKNGEILPFANASGSIWYGDLKFKDLNGDGIIDENDQTYLGSPIPKVQMGLNNTFNYKNFDLTVFLSASIGNKVFNELRVTAENPRSSYGYFRELSNYAKLELIDLEGSDTDPYNVIVTNPDTDIPGVRNDNTNDNVRFSDKFIEDGSFLRCKNISLGYTFSENLLKRIHIDALRVYGNVTNAFTITNYSGMDPEVGSWDPINAGIDNGYYPQARRFTLGLNITLSK from the coding sequence ATGAAAAAAACGCGTAGTTTTTTAATATGGCGTGGGGCTACAATTAGGAGTCTTTATGTCATTTTATTAATGGTAATATGGGCCATTCCTTCCTTCGGACAAAATAGTGCGATTTCCGGCGTGGTAAAATCTCAGCGCGATGGAGAGTTTTTGCCTGGTGTTAGCATTGTTCTTAAGGGTACTGATCGTGGAACAGTTACTGATGCTGATGGAAAATATTCATTGGGAGATGTTCCCGGAGATGGTGTTCTCATTTTTTCTTTCGTGGGGATGAAAAAGACCGAAATAGAGGTTGATGGAAGAAGTAAAATTGATGTTATACTGGAAGATGATGCTATTGGACTGGAAGAAGTAGTTGTTTTTGTTGGCTATGGTTGGGAAAAACGCAAAAACGTTACCGGGGCAGTATCATCTGTTAACGCCGATGAAATCAGTCAATCGCAGTCGGTAACTCTTGAGCAGTCGCTTCAGGGGCGTATCCCGGGGATGATGGTAACACAATCATCAGGACAGCCCGGAGGAGGAGCCGCCGTGCAAATTCGCGGGATTACGGGTTTTGGTAGTTCTGGCCCCTTGTATGTACTGGATGGAGTGCAACTACAAGGAATTGCCGGGGTTGGAGGTGGCACTAACCCGCTGGCCGGTATAAACCCTTCGGATATTGAGTCGGTTGATGTTTTAAAAGATGCGTCTGCCACAGCCATTTACGGTTCAAAAGGTACCGATGGGGTTATTATTATTACAACTAAAAGAGGTCGGATAGCCCCCCCTAAAATTACCTATGAATTTTCCGCAGGTACCCAACAACTAGCAGAAAAATTACCGGTGATGAACCTAAGAGAATTTGCGACTTTTGTAAACGAGCGAAATGCTGGTATTGGCTGGGGATTCGACGAAAGGCCTGAGCTGGCTAATCCTGAATACCTTGGTGAAGGTACCGATTGGCAGGATGTTCTTTTTCGAAACGCACCTACATCATCGCATACACTCACTGTAAGTGGGGGCGATACACGAACCCAATATATGCTATCGGGAGCTTACCAGAGCGAGGAAGGTATTGCATTGGGGTCGGATTTTGAACGGATTTCTTTGCGTTTAAACCTTGACAATAAAACAACTAATTGGCTAAAAATAGGTACCAGCCTGCAACTGGTAAATATTGATGAAAATATTAACAGCACCAATTCCAGTGTTATTAGGGCAGCTTTGGAGCAAACCCCTAATATAGCTGTGCAGAATAACGATGGCAGCTGGGGAGGTTCTGCCAGTACAGATGGTTGGGTCGCTCAAAAAGTTAACCCTTATGCAATTGCGTTAATCAATAAAAATGAGGCCAACCGGAAGCAGGTTTTTGGTAACCTTTATGCCGAAATTACCTTTACCAAAGACCTGGTGTTACGCAACGAAGCTTCAGGGAACTTCACGATAGCCACTACAGATATTTTTAACCCAAGTTACAAAATGGGGAATTTGGAGCGACTTATAAGCGAAGGGATATCCCGCTTTAATGAAGGTGTTTATACATCTTTAAAGAATTACCTTACCTACTCTCATGAGTTTGCCGATATATACAGTTTAAAGGTAATGGCCGGACATGAGGCATCTTTGGATAAATCAGAAATGTTGGAAGCTTCACGTAAAAATTATCCGTCGAACAATGTGCAGGTTATTAATGGTGGCGACCCCACGACGGCAACAAACAAAGGTACGAAAGGCCATCGCTCCAACGAAGCGTTTTTTGGTCGCTTGAATTTTGGGTTAAATGATAAATACTTGTTTACCGGAAACATTCGCGAGGACGGGGCTTCTATATATGCCGAAGATAAGCGATGGATTATGTCGTATTCCGGTGCCCTGGCGTGGAAAATCAATAACGAGAATTTTTTGAAAGGAGTAAATGGGGTTAACGTATTGAAGCTTCGCCTGGGCTATGGGTTAACGAACAGGCAGGCGGGGCGTGATTACGCTTACACATCAACGCTGGCTACCGTGCCAACAGGTGTAAGTACTGTATCGCAACTTACCCAAAACATTGGAAACCCCGATTTGGAATGGGAACAAACGAAGAGCTCCAACATTGGGCTCGACGGAACATTTTTTAAGTGGCGGCTGAATTTTGCGGTTGATTTTTACCTGAAGAAAACGGACGGACTGGCCATGAGAACATCGTTGCCTATGTATTCAGGAACAACTACTGGCTATAGTCCCGGCTCATTGGACGCACCATGGGTAAACGTGGGGTCTATGGAAAATAAAGGATTTGATTTTAGGATCAGCTCCACCAATATCATGAAAAGGAATTTCACCTGGAAGACAGACCTGACAGTGTCGCGCAACATAAATAAAGTTGTAAAACTTAATGCAGATGGGGCACCTATTATGGGCCGATTCAGTAAGACGGTGGTTGGGAGATCAATCGGCGAATTTTACGGGTACATGGTTGATGGCGGCGTATTTGCATCTGCCATTGATGTTTTTGGTGATGAAGAAAATGGCATTAAACCCCACGCCAGACCATCAAAAAATGGCGAAATACTTCCATTTGCAAATGCCTCAGGAAGTATTTGGTATGGCGATCTTAAGTTTAAAGATTTGAATGGCGACGGAATAATTGATGAGAATGACCAAACGTATCTGGGTTCGCCAATTCCGAAAGTACAAATGGGGTTAAACAACACCTTTAATTATAAAAACTTCGATTTAACTGTGTTCTTAAGTGCAAGTATTGGCAATAAAGTATTTAATGAATTGCGTGTAACCGCTGAAAATCCACGTTCAAGTTATGGTTATTTCCGTGAGTTAAGCAATTATGCCAAACTAGAACTGATTGATCTGGAAGGATCAGATACAGATCCTTACAATGTTATTGTTACCAATCCTGACACAGATATTCCGGGAGTTCGAAATGACAATACAAACGACAACGTGAGGTTCTCGGACAAATTTATAGAAGACGGGTCTTTTTTAAGGTGCAAAAACATTTCATTGGGGTATACTTTCTCCGAGAATCTGCTGAAACGGATCCACATCGATGCTTTGCGGGTTTATGGAAACGTGACCAATGCTTTTACTATCACAAACTATTCAGGGATGGACCCCGAAGTTGGATCGTGGGATCCAATTAATGCCGGTATTGATAACGGATACTATCCTCAGGCCCGGAGGTTTACATTGGGTCTAAACATCACTTTGTCGAAATAA
- a CDS encoding glycoside hydrolase family 97 protein, producing the protein MKKITYSFALFLLAVLFIFNCNATTKPKVYQLESPDRQIVLHVQAGADLSWTLINAGETVLAPSPISLQLSDGTVLGRNVQVKSVKRISVNEELKAINYRKDSITDNYNQLTISCKGDFGVIFRAYNDGVAYRFFSSKKEGIVIANEETNFNFKTDHEVWIPYVRDLREGNLFESAFEAVYDHIPLSRFKADSLAILPLLVDLGNQKKAMLMETDLKDYPGMYYKINGPEKFGVHGIFPKYPLTGRVGGFDDLNFMVDQRADFIAKTTAPRQFPWRIVFLSDNDKQLADNDMVQRLAAPSRIADVSWIKPGKVAWDWWNDWNISHVDFRAGINTPTYKYYIDFASEYGVEYVVLDQGWYNGHDVMTPSDKINLKEILDYAKSKHVDIILWAAWHEFNMVKEQAFAKYSAMGVKGFKLDFFDRDDQLAMRSCYELAEMAARYKMILDYHGMKPSGIQRTWPNVLNFEGVKGMENVKWTTDNVPPYDVTLPFMRMMTGPMDYTPGAMRNATKANFYPSNSMPMSQGTRVHQLAMFVVFEAPLQMMADNPTAYRKESECARFIAKTPTVFDQTVVCDAKVSEYIAIARRKGADWYVGAMTNWDSRSLTIDLSFLPEGEYNARIFSDGVNADRDATDYKREIKIVSTKDKIEMNLAPGGGWAARFEKL; encoded by the coding sequence ATGAAAAAAATAACCTATTCCTTTGCCTTGTTTTTGCTGGCAGTTCTTTTTATTTTCAACTGCAATGCTACAACTAAACCGAAAGTGTATCAGTTGGAATCGCCCGACAGGCAGATTGTTTTGCACGTGCAAGCTGGTGCTGATTTGTCCTGGACATTGATAAATGCCGGCGAAACTGTACTGGCTCCTTCACCAATTTCGCTTCAATTATCAGACGGAACAGTTTTGGGCCGAAATGTACAGGTTAAATCAGTCAAAAGGATTTCAGTCAACGAAGAACTAAAAGCAATCAATTACCGGAAGGATAGCATCACTGATAACTACAATCAGTTGACAATAAGCTGTAAAGGCGATTTTGGCGTCATTTTCAGAGCTTACAACGATGGAGTGGCCTATCGTTTCTTTTCTTCAAAAAAAGAAGGTATCGTCATTGCCAATGAAGAAACCAATTTTAACTTCAAAACAGACCATGAGGTCTGGATACCTTACGTGCGCGATTTGAGGGAAGGAAATCTATTTGAATCGGCATTCGAAGCGGTGTACGACCATATTCCTTTGTCTCGTTTTAAAGCAGATTCGTTGGCGATTCTGCCTCTTTTGGTTGATTTAGGGAATCAGAAAAAAGCCATGCTCATGGAAACTGACCTGAAGGATTATCCGGGGATGTATTACAAAATAAATGGCCCTGAAAAATTTGGTGTTCATGGTATTTTCCCAAAATATCCTTTGACGGGACGGGTAGGTGGATTTGACGACCTTAATTTTATGGTCGATCAAAGAGCTGATTTTATTGCTAAAACGACTGCTCCCCGCCAGTTTCCATGGAGGATCGTTTTCCTTAGCGATAACGACAAACAATTGGCCGATAATGATATGGTTCAACGGTTGGCTGCACCATCCCGCATTGCTGATGTCTCATGGATCAAGCCCGGCAAAGTGGCATGGGACTGGTGGAACGACTGGAACATTTCACATGTCGATTTCCGGGCAGGGATAAATACCCCTACCTATAAATATTACATTGACTTCGCGTCGGAATACGGTGTGGAATATGTGGTGCTTGACCAAGGCTGGTACAATGGACACGATGTGATGACCCCCTCGGATAAGATAAACCTGAAGGAAATTCTGGACTATGCCAAAAGCAAGCATGTGGATATTATCCTTTGGGCAGCCTGGCACGAATTCAATATGGTGAAAGAGCAAGCGTTCGCCAAATATTCGGCAATGGGTGTCAAAGGTTTTAAGCTTGATTTTTTTGACCGCGACGATCAACTGGCGATGCGCTCTTGCTACGAGTTGGCAGAGATGGCTGCCCGCTATAAAATGATTCTCGATTATCATGGAATGAAACCCTCGGGCATACAGCGCACATGGCCAAACGTACTGAATTTCGAGGGCGTTAAAGGCATGGAAAACGTAAAATGGACAACCGACAACGTTCCGCCTTATGACGTAACACTTCCGTTTATGCGCATGATGACCGGCCCGATGGATTACACACCCGGTGCCATGCGCAATGCAACAAAGGCCAATTTTTACCCTTCCAATTCAATGCCAATGAGTCAGGGAACCCGCGTTCACCAGCTGGCTATGTTTGTGGTGTTCGAAGCGCCATTGCAAATGATGGCCGATAATCCGACAGCCTACCGAAAAGAATCGGAGTGCGCGCGGTTTATTGCCAAAACACCCACTGTATTCGACCAGACCGTTGTATGTGATGCGAAAGTTTCGGAATACATCGCTATTGCCCGTCGTAAAGGTGCTGACTGGTATGTTGGCGCAATGACCAATTGGGACAGCCGGTCGCTGACTATTGATCTTTCATTTTTACCTGAAGGAGAATACAATGCCAGAATATTTAGCGATGGGGTGAATGCTGATCGCGATGCCACCGATTACAAACGCGAAATTAAAATCGTTTCCACGAAAGATAAAATTGAAATGAACCTGGCGCCCGGTGGTGGATGGGCGGCACGATTTGAGAAATTGTAA
- a CDS encoding RagB/SusD family nutrient uptake outer membrane protein — MKLKSKIFYLALLVAGLLVSCSKDFLDRPPLSEISTENFYQTTSDLKLATAALYAGAPWSEYTYTSYLTIGDVMSGNMVLGYNDDAVQLNTFSVTGLNGTVVANWRGMYKVIAHCNATINAINAKTPESVPEADKNAALAEARFIRAYAYYNLGLLWGDVPIIEDNTELISSPLVPRNLLNDVYQFIVNDLTFAAQNLPEAVGLDWERGRVTTWSAQGLLAKVYLSWSGLDPQSIGNRDQELLNSAKLYAGNVCKNSGLELMDNYADLFKTENNYNDEALFALRWDPTTSDWLQGNMLQIYSPGGSEISADGQAGWFGIRPSYDMFQQYSVEDTIRRKATFMLKGDFYPELNAAAGGYTFTGESGMKKHIIGTKKDNNVPIMTLFSSAEHNALLRLADVYLVYAEAILGNNSSTADADALMYFNKVRERAGLQPLNSIDADILLKERRVELAAESQYWGDLVSLSYYNPQKAISLLNEGERVTFSYNDRVAEPEDPFGVITPATANSFRLPIPSIEITANPMLLDAPVPYF; from the coding sequence ATGAAATTGAAATCAAAAATATTTTATCTGGCACTTCTTGTTGCCGGATTACTGGTCTCCTGCAGTAAAGATTTTCTAGATCGACCTCCACTATCAGAGATCAGTACGGAAAACTTCTATCAAACTACCTCTGATTTGAAACTGGCAACCGCTGCTTTATATGCCGGTGCGCCCTGGTCCGAATATACTTATACCAGTTATTTAACCATCGGCGATGTGATGAGTGGAAACATGGTGCTGGGATATAATGATGATGCTGTTCAGCTCAATACCTTTTCGGTTACTGGTTTAAACGGAACCGTAGTTGCCAATTGGAGAGGCATGTACAAGGTAATTGCCCATTGTAATGCCACTATTAACGCAATAAATGCAAAAACACCGGAATCTGTTCCCGAAGCAGATAAAAATGCGGCTCTTGCCGAAGCCAGGTTTATTCGTGCATATGCCTATTACAACCTGGGCTTGCTATGGGGCGACGTTCCTATCATCGAAGACAATACTGAACTAATTAGTTCACCTTTGGTTCCCCGTAACTTGTTGAATGACGTGTACCAGTTTATTGTAAACGATCTGACATTTGCCGCCCAAAATCTTCCTGAGGCAGTAGGTTTAGACTGGGAGCGCGGAAGGGTTACCACATGGTCTGCACAAGGCTTACTTGCCAAAGTGTATTTATCATGGTCAGGTTTAGATCCGCAAAGTATCGGCAACCGTGACCAGGAGCTTTTGAATAGTGCCAAATTATACGCGGGTAATGTTTGTAAAAACAGTGGACTGGAATTGATGGACAACTATGCCGACCTGTTCAAAACGGAGAACAATTACAACGACGAAGCGCTGTTTGCATTGCGTTGGGATCCCACCACCAGTGATTGGCTTCAGGGGAATATGTTGCAAATATATTCTCCGGGTGGTTCTGAAATTTCTGCCGACGGACAGGCCGGATGGTTTGGAATACGCCCCAGCTACGACATGTTTCAGCAATATTCGGTGGAAGATACTATCAGACGCAAAGCAACCTTTATGCTAAAGGGCGATTTTTATCCGGAGTTAAACGCTGCCGCCGGCGGATATACTTTTACTGGCGAATCCGGAATGAAGAAACACATCATTGGTACGAAAAAAGACAACAATGTCCCAATCATGACATTGTTTTCTTCTGCCGAGCATAATGCCTTGCTACGACTTGCTGATGTTTACCTGGTTTACGCCGAAGCAATTCTGGGAAACAACAGTTCAACTGCAGATGCAGATGCTTTGATGTATTTTAATAAAGTTCGTGAAAGAGCGGGGCTTCAGCCTCTCAACTCGATTGATGCCGATATTTTGCTTAAAGAACGAAGGGTTGAATTGGCTGCAGAAAGTCAGTATTGGGGGGATTTAGTAAGTCTTTCGTACTACAATCCCCAGAAAGCAATCAGCCTTCTGAATGAAGGAGAGCGTGTGACTTTTTCGTATAATGATCGCGTTGCTGAGCCGGAGGATCCATTTGGAGTTATTACACCGGCTACAGCTAATTCATTCAGGCTCCCGATTCCATCAATTGAAATAACGGCTAACCCAATGTTGTTAGACGCTCCTGTACCTTATTTTTAG